The proteins below come from a single Miscanthus floridulus cultivar M001 chromosome 1, ASM1932011v1, whole genome shotgun sequence genomic window:
- the LOC136452817 gene encoding uncharacterized protein codes for MPFHCIVLGKHTLPLGRINLPVCFGTPANYHKEVLTFEVVGFKGTYHAILGRSCYTKFMAVPNYTYLKLKMLGPNDVITIESTYEHAYDYDIKYTEAIMEAETLIVNLDQLGSEVPDSKRQARTFEPAKAIKLIPVDPTCPDDRALRIRATYQWCMNHVFGEHIGKTIEAYVDNIVVKSRKA; via the exons ATGCCTTTCCACTGCATTGTGCTGGGGAAACACACGCTGCCCCTCGGGCGCATCAACCTGCCCGTCTGCTTTGGTACTCCcgccaactaccacaaggaggtcctcaccttcgaggtggttgggttcaagggaacctaccacgccatcctggggcggtcgtgctacaccaagttcatggcggtccctaactacacatacctcaagctcaagatgctaggccccaaTGACGTCATCACTATTGAGTCCACatatgagcatgcatacgactacgacatcAAGTACACTGAGGCTatcatggaggccgagaccctcatcgtcaaccttgaCCAGCTCGGTAGCGAGGTGCCCGACTCCAAGCGTCAAGCCAGGACTTTCGAGCCTGCGAaggccatcaaactcatcccggttgaccccacctgccccgatgaccgggcgctgaggatca gggccacataccagtggtgcatgaaccatgtctttggtgagcacatcgggaAGACCATCGAGGCTTACGTagacaacatcgtggtcaagtctaggaaggcctaG